In the genome of Magnolia sinica isolate HGM2019 chromosome 2, MsV1, whole genome shotgun sequence, one region contains:
- the LOC131237655 gene encoding CRM-domain containing factor CFM3B, chloroplastic, whose amino-acid sequence MALSSHSYPSSFSLFLSSPKKPLSPFKHLFFSSSSLQNYNSHNTPTKNPKYPYHPPTPKKTTPHSSPWLQKWSPSKPDPKINSQNAPPETRYFDTDKARSAIERIVHRLRNLGLESDDEDEDVVVNGNGDGNSDGLPWAGEEKLGDLLQRSWARPDTIVSSERDETLLPWERGDDGSREVDDRGVRKKRVKAPTLAELTIEDSELRRLRREGMVLRERVSVAKAGVTQAVLEKIHQTWRKSELVRLKFHESLAHDMRTAHEIVERRTGGLVTWRSGSVMVVYRGSNYEGPSSRSPSSDTQSTQNILQGRDAPFVPDVSSADDSATENGSHAISSTAEKVNPSVTSPIPAERMTEEEAEYNSLLDGLGPRFVDWWGTGFLPVDADLLPQHIPGYKTPFRLLPTGMRPRLTNAEMTSLRKLARSLPCHFALGRNRNHQGLAAAIVKLWEKSLVVKIAVKRGIQNTNNKLMAEELKMLTGGILLLRNKYYIVIYRGKDFLPTSVAAALAERQELTKDIQDVEEKARTGVVGLTSAVAALSERSEWTEDNVDVEERSLRAEVGTAHMGLTEGQAAAGTLAEFLEAQARWGREVSTEEHEKMKEEASRAKTAKVVKRIEHKLAVAQAKKLRAEKLLSKIEASMVPVGPSDDQETITDEERFMFRRVGLRMKAYLPLGIRGVFDGVIENMHLHWKHRELVKLISKQKTLAFVEDTARLLEYESGGILVAIERVPKGYALIYYRGKNYQRPISIRPRNLLTKAKALKRSVAMQRHEALSQHISELESTIEQMRSELGNSKDSEDGNAWSSGEEIRIDGGSQFTQSEDEDSFLCSDEEEEDGEENIGSVDDGSLKF is encoded by the exons ATGGCTCTTTCTTCCCATTCAtacccttcttctttctctctcttcctttcctctccCAAGAAACCCCTCTCTCCTTTCAAACacctcttcttctcctcttcttccctCCAAAACTACAATTCCCATAATACCCCTACCAAAAACCCAAAATATCCCTACCACCCCCCAACCCCTAAAAAAACCACTCCCCATTCTTCTCCCTGGCTCCAGAAATGGTCCCCCTCCAAACCAGACCCGAAAATTAATTCCCAAAATGCCCCTCCCGAGACCCGCTACTTCGACACTGACAAGGCCCGCTCTGCTATCGAACGGATCGTCCACCGACTCCGCAATCTTGGGTTGGAATCGGACGATGAAGATGAGGACGTGGTCGTCAATGGCAATGGCGATGGCAATTCAGATGGCTTGCCGTGGGCCGGCGAAGAGAAGTTGGGTGATTTGCTCCAGCGGAGCTGGGCCCGCCCTGATACGATTGTTTCAAGCGAGCGCGACGAGACCCTTTTGCCGTGGGAGAGAGGGGATGATGGGAGTAGGGAGGTGGATGACAGGGGTGTGAGGAAGAAGCGGGTGAAGGCGCCTACATTGGCGGAGCTGACGATCGAGGATTCGGAGCTGAGGCGGCTGCGGAGAGAAGGGATGGTGCTGAGGGAGCGGGTCAGTGTAGCAAAAGCTGGCGTGACGCAGGCAGTTCTTGAGAAGATACACCAGACATGGCGCAAGTCGGAGCTCGTGAGGCTTAAATTCCATGAATCGCTAGCCCATGACATGAGGACGGCACATGAGATTGTTGAG CGTCGAACAGGAGGCTTGGTTACATGGAGGTCTGGGAGTGTGATGGTTGTGTATCGGGGAAGTAACTATGAAGGACCTTCCTCAAGATCTCCATCTTCAGATACCCAAAGCACTCAGAATATCTTGCAGGGTAGGGATGCACCATTTGTTCCAGATGTTTCGTCTGCAGATGATTCAGCTACAGAGAATGGCAGTCATGCAATTTCTTCTACAGCAGAAAAGGTCAACCCATCTGTTACGAGTCCAATCCCTGCTGAAAGAATGACAGAGGAGGAAGCAGAATACAATAGCCTTCTAGATGGGTTGGGTCCTCGATTCGTTGATTGGTGGGGAACTGGGTTTTTACCTGTAGATGCAGATTTGCTGCCTCAGCATATTCCTGGTTACAAGACGCCTTTTAGACTTCTTCCTACAGGAATGCGACCACGTCTAACAAATGCCGAAATGACCAGCTTACGGAAGCTTGCTAGATCTCTTCCTTGTCATTTTGCCCTTG GGAGAAACAGGAATCATCAAGGCTTGGCAGCTGCTATTGTGAAACTTTGGGAGAAAAGCTTAGTTGTgaagattgctgtcaagcgagGAATCCAGAACACGAACAATAAATTAATGGCTGAAGAGCTAAAG ATGTTAACAGGAGGCATCTTACTGCTCCGTAACAAATATTACATTGTCATATACCGTGGAAAGGATTTTCTTCCGACGAGTGTGGCTGCTGCTCTGGCAGAAAGGCAGGAGTTGACAAAAgatatccaagatgttgaagaGAAAGCACGTACTGGAGTAGTTGGTCTCACAAGCGCAGTCGCTGCTTTATCAGAAAGATCAGAATGGACAGAAGATAATGTAGATGTTGAAGAGAGATCGCTTCGAGCAGAAGTTGGGACAGCTCATATGGGTTTAACTGAAGGACAGGCCGCTGCAGGTACCTTAGCTGAATTTCTTGAGGCTCAGGCCCGATGGGGAAGGGAAGTATCTACCGAAGAACatgagaaaatgaaagaagaagctTCTAGAGCTAAGACTGCAAAGGTGGTCAAAAGGATTGAACATAAACTAGCTGTT GCCCAAGCCAAGAAACTAAGAGCGGAGAAACTGCTATCAAAGATCGAGGCATCCATGGTTCCAGTTGGACCTTCTGACGATCAGGAAACAATAACTGATGAAGAACGGTTTATGTTCCGAAGAGTGGGTTTGAGAATGAAGGCATACTTACCCCTTG GTATTCGTGGTGTCTTCGACGGTGTTATTGAGAACATGCACTTGCATTGGAAGCATCGAGAACTGGTGAAACTAATCTCCAAGCAGAAGACCCTTGCATTTGTTGAAGACACAGCAAGGTTATTGGAATATGAGAGCGGTGGAATATTGGTAGCAATTGAAAGAGTTCCTAAAGGTTACGCGCTTATCTATTACCGTGGGAAGAATTACCAGCGGCCAATTAGCATAAGGCCGAGAAACCTTCTAACGAAGGCAAAAGCATTGAAGCGGTCTGTTGCAATGCAACGGCATGAG GCACTTAGTCAGCACATATCTGAGTTGGAGAGTACCATAGAGCAGATGAGATCAGAACTT
- the LOC131237656 gene encoding uncharacterized protein LOC131237656, with product MSLLNSLFNRGLLGAKCKTCLNLAISRIKLLRNKREVQLKKMRQEIAQFLQTGQEAIARIRVEHIIREQNILAAYEILELFCEFVLARVPILESQRECPTELQEAIASIIFAAPRCSDLPELVQIRNLFTTKYGKEFILAASELRPDSSVNRAVIEKLSVKAPLANEKLRLLKEIANEYNLEWDSSSTEEEFSKKHEDLLDGSPKVCSRASDSQAPATENPVSISPVMVGNPVRPTNQNVGIQQVQGPTSVAQAVPPRSNPSSAGLDRTECPITDHRSGLQGGQKTEISSSTSDVLERARAAIASAERASAAARAAAELVNVRVGRQPQNCSLSSSQADGSRSFTNGR from the exons ATGTCACTCCTCAATTCATTGTTCAACAGGGGCCTTCTTGGCGCAAAATG CAAGACTTGCTTGAATCTGGCCATCTCAAGAATCAAGTTGCTTCGAAACAAGAGAGAGGTGCAGCTGAAAAAGATGCGCCAGGAGATTGCGCAATTTCTCCAGACTGGCCAAGAAGCCATTGCCCGAATACGG GTGGAGCATATTATACGCGAACAGAACATTTTGGCTGCCTATGAGATCTTAGAGCTTTTCTGTGAATTCGTTCTCGCACGGGTTCCTATCCTTGAAAGCCAGAG GGAGTGTCCCACAGAATTGCAGGAAGCTATTGCCAGCATAATCTTTGCTGCCCCCAGGTGTTCAGATTTGCCGGAGTTGGTGCAGATACGGAATTTATTCACTACAAAATATGGAAAGGAGTTCATTTTGGCTGCTTCTGAGCTTCGGCCAGATAGTAGTGTCAATCGTGCT GTAATTGAGAAACTTTCAGTTAAAGCTCCATTGGCAAATGAGAAGCTTAGACTTTTGAAGGAAATTGCTAATGAGTACAACCTGGAATGGGACTCTTCAAGCACTGAAGAAGAATTCAGTAAAAAGCATGAAGATTTGCTG GATGGATCACCAAAGGTATGCAGTAGAGCTTCAGATTCACAAGCACCTGCCACGGAGAACCCCGTTAGCATATCTCCAGTTATGGTGGGAAATCCCGTTAGACCCACAAACCAGAATGTAGGAATTCAACAAGTTCAGGGCCCCACCTCAGTGGCTCAAGCAGTTCCGCCCAGGAGCAACCCTTCTTCAGCAGGCCTTGATAGAACTGAATGTCCCATTACAGATCACAGGAGTGGACTACAGGGCGGTCAGAAAACGGAAATCAGCTCGAGCACGAGTGATGTCTTGGAGAGAGCTCGAGCTGCCATTGCCTCGGCAGAGCGTGCATCAGCTGCTGCCCGTGCAGCTGCTGAGCTTGTGAATGTTAGAGTGGGCCGTCAACCCCAGAACTGCAGTCTTTCCAGCTCGCAGGCAGATGGGAGCAGATCTTTTACAAATGGCAGGTGA